The following proteins come from a genomic window of Acinonyx jubatus isolate Ajub_Pintada_27869175 chromosome C1, VMU_Ajub_asm_v1.0, whole genome shotgun sequence:
- the PRKAG3 gene encoding 5'-AMP-activated protein kinase subunit gamma-3 isoform X4: MSCLEQGENTSWPSPAMTAGSERSHEKQGAKASMWTRQEAVAEGELPGLGEDPQAKPPAEYAGLEATFPKATHVSQAAPLAKVGTPPTEWDVFPPNHEASAAGSSTDELELDIGFPATASWGYELGLVEERPALCPSPRALLPRLGWDDELQKPGAQIYMHFMQEHTCYDAMATSSKLVIFDTTLEIKKAFFALVANGIRAAPLWDSKKQSFVGMLTITDFILVLHRYYRSPLVQIYEIEEHKIETWREIYLQGCFKPLVSISPSSSLFEAVYTLIKNRIHRLPVLDPVSGAVLHILTHKRLLKFLHIFGSLLPQPSFLSRTIQDLGIGTFRDLAVVLDTAPILTALDIFVDRRVSALPVVNEAGQVVGLYSRFDVIHLAAQQTYNHLDMSVGEALKQRTLCLEGVLSCQPHESLGEVIDRIAREQVHRLVLVDETQHLLGVVSLSDILQALVLSPAGIDALGA; this comes from the exons ATGAGCTGTCTAGAACAAGGAGAGAACACTTCATGGCCATCGCCGGCCATGACCGCAGGCTCAGAAAGAAGCCATGAGAAACAGGGGGCCAAGGCCTCCATGTGGACAAGGCAGGAGGCTGTGGCAGAAGGGGAGCTGCCGGGTCTGGGGGAAG ATCCCCAGGCCAAGCCACCTGCTGAGTACGCCGGACTGGAGGCCACGTtccccaaggccacacacgtgtcCCAGGCTGCTCCTTTGGCCAAAGTGGGCACCCCACCAACAGAGTGGGACGTCTTCCCCCCTAACCACGAAGCCTCGGCCGCTGGCTCCAGCACAGATGAGCTGGAGCTGGACATAGGGTTCCCGGCCACAGCATCGTGGGGGTATGAGCTCGGCCTGGTGGAAGAGAGGCCTGCCCTGTGCCCATCCCCACGGGCCCTGTTACCCAGGCTGGGCTGGGACGACGAACTGCAGAAGCCGGGGGCCCAGATCTACATGCACTTCATGCAGGAGCACACCTGCTATGACGCCATGGCAACCAGTTCCAAGCTGGTCATCTTCGACACCACGCTGGAG atCAAGAAGGCCTTCTTTGCCCTAGTGGCCAACGGCATCCGGGCGGCACCGCTGTGGGACAGCAAGAAGCAGAGCTTCGTGg GGATGCTGACCATCACAGACTTCATCTTGGTGCTGCATCGCTATTACAGGTCCCCGCTG GTCCAGATCTATGAGATTGAAGAACATAAGATTGAGACCTGGAGAG AGATCTACCTTCAAGGCTGCTTCAAGCCTCTGGTCTCCATTTCTCCCAGCAGCAG CCTGTTCGAAGCCGTCTACACCCTCATCAAGAACCGGATCCACCGTCTGCCGGTCCTGGACCCGGTGTCAGGCGCcgtgctccacatcctcacacaCAAGCGACTGCTCAAGTTCCTGCACATCTTT GGctccctgctgccccagccctccttcctctcccgCACCATCCAAGATCTGGGCATCGGCACATTCCGAGACTTGGCCGTGGTGCTGGACACGGCGCCCATCCTGACGGCCCTGGACATCTTTGTGGACCGGCGCGTGTCTGCGCTGCCTGTGGTCAACGAAGCTG GACAAGTCGTGGGCCTCTACTCCCGCTTCGATGTGATT cacctGGCTGCCCAGCAAACCTACAACCACCTGGACATGAGTGTGGGCGAAGCCCTGAAGCAGAGGACACTGTGTCTGGAAGGAGTCCTTTCCTGCCAGCCCCATGAGAGCTTGGGGGAAGTCATCGACCGGATTGCCCGGGAGCAG GTACACCGGCTGGTGCTAGTGGACGAGACCCAGCATCTCCTGGGCGTGGTGTCCCTCTCCGACATCCTTCAGGCACTGGTGCTCAGCCCTGCTGGCATCGATGCCCTCGGTGCCTGA
- the PRKAG3 gene encoding 5'-AMP-activated protein kinase subunit gamma-3 isoform X1 yields the protein MSLWVPVNTCARACVCSLCQRRMWCSACLGMVGCVFPSVSKCWCMGVFAGVHLCVHACACLHAHTWWERKLPAGSGMQGVSPPLQTFFSSQNPSWSSLGGPERQEMSCLEQGENTSWPSPAMTAGSERSHEKQGAKASMWTRQEAVAEGELPGLGEDPQAKPPAEYAGLEATFPKATHVSQAAPLAKVGTPPTEWDVFPPNHEASAAGSSTDELELDIGFPATASWGYELGLVEERPALCPSPRALLPRLGWDDELQKPGAQIYMHFMQEHTCYDAMATSSKLVIFDTTLEIKKAFFALVANGIRAAPLWDSKKQSFVGMLTITDFILVLHRYYRSPLVQIYEIEEHKIETWREIYLQGCFKPLVSISPSSSLFEAVYTLIKNRIHRLPVLDPVSGAVLHILTHKRLLKFLHIFGSLLPQPSFLSRTIQDLGIGTFRDLAVVLDTAPILTALDIFVDRRVSALPVVNEAGQVVGLYSRFDVIHLAAQQTYNHLDMSVGEALKQRTLCLEGVLSCQPHESLGEVIDRIAREQVHRLVLVDETQHLLGVVSLSDILQALVLSPAGIDALGA from the exons atgaGCCTGTGGGTGCCTGTGAacacgtgtgcgcgcgcgtgtgtgtgttctttGTGTCAGCGACGTATGTGGTGCTCTGCATGCCTGGGAATGGTTGGATGTGTTTTTCCGAGTGTGTCGAAGTGTTGGTGTATGGGTGTGTTTGCGGGGGTGCAcctgtgcgtgcatgcgtgtgcgtgcTTGCACGCGCACACGTGGTGGGAAAGGAAGCTACCCGCGGGTTCGGGGATGCAGGGCGTTTCCCCACCCCTTCAGACATTCTTCTCCTCGCAGAACCCATCCTGGAGCAGCCTTGGGGGACCTGAGCGTCAAG AGATGAGCTGTCTAGAACAAGGAGAGAACACTTCATGGCCATCGCCGGCCATGACCGCAGGCTCAGAAAGAAGCCATGAGAAACAGGGGGCCAAGGCCTCCATGTGGACAAGGCAGGAGGCTGTGGCAGAAGGGGAGCTGCCGGGTCTGGGGGAAG ATCCCCAGGCCAAGCCACCTGCTGAGTACGCCGGACTGGAGGCCACGTtccccaaggccacacacgtgtcCCAGGCTGCTCCTTTGGCCAAAGTGGGCACCCCACCAACAGAGTGGGACGTCTTCCCCCCTAACCACGAAGCCTCGGCCGCTGGCTCCAGCACAGATGAGCTGGAGCTGGACATAGGGTTCCCGGCCACAGCATCGTGGGGGTATGAGCTCGGCCTGGTGGAAGAGAGGCCTGCCCTGTGCCCATCCCCACGGGCCCTGTTACCCAGGCTGGGCTGGGACGACGAACTGCAGAAGCCGGGGGCCCAGATCTACATGCACTTCATGCAGGAGCACACCTGCTATGACGCCATGGCAACCAGTTCCAAGCTGGTCATCTTCGACACCACGCTGGAG atCAAGAAGGCCTTCTTTGCCCTAGTGGCCAACGGCATCCGGGCGGCACCGCTGTGGGACAGCAAGAAGCAGAGCTTCGTGg GGATGCTGACCATCACAGACTTCATCTTGGTGCTGCATCGCTATTACAGGTCCCCGCTG GTCCAGATCTATGAGATTGAAGAACATAAGATTGAGACCTGGAGAG AGATCTACCTTCAAGGCTGCTTCAAGCCTCTGGTCTCCATTTCTCCCAGCAGCAG CCTGTTCGAAGCCGTCTACACCCTCATCAAGAACCGGATCCACCGTCTGCCGGTCCTGGACCCGGTGTCAGGCGCcgtgctccacatcctcacacaCAAGCGACTGCTCAAGTTCCTGCACATCTTT GGctccctgctgccccagccctccttcctctcccgCACCATCCAAGATCTGGGCATCGGCACATTCCGAGACTTGGCCGTGGTGCTGGACACGGCGCCCATCCTGACGGCCCTGGACATCTTTGTGGACCGGCGCGTGTCTGCGCTGCCTGTGGTCAACGAAGCTG GACAAGTCGTGGGCCTCTACTCCCGCTTCGATGTGATT cacctGGCTGCCCAGCAAACCTACAACCACCTGGACATGAGTGTGGGCGAAGCCCTGAAGCAGAGGACACTGTGTCTGGAAGGAGTCCTTTCCTGCCAGCCCCATGAGAGCTTGGGGGAAGTCATCGACCGGATTGCCCGGGAGCAG GTACACCGGCTGGTGCTAGTGGACGAGACCCAGCATCTCCTGGGCGTGGTGTCCCTCTCCGACATCCTTCAGGCACTGGTGCTCAGCCCTGCTGGCATCGATGCCCTCGGTGCCTGA
- the PRKAG3 gene encoding 5'-AMP-activated protein kinase subunit gamma-3 isoform X2, whose product MRVRACTRTRGGKGSYPRVRGCRAFPHPFRHSSPRRTHPGAALGDLSVKAPFPLPEMSCLEQGENTSWPSPAMTAGSERSHEKQGAKASMWTRQEAVAEGELPGLGEDPQAKPPAEYAGLEATFPKATHVSQAAPLAKVGTPPTEWDVFPPNHEASAAGSSTDELELDIGFPATASWGYELGLVEERPALCPSPRALLPRLGWDDELQKPGAQIYMHFMQEHTCYDAMATSSKLVIFDTTLEIKKAFFALVANGIRAAPLWDSKKQSFVGMLTITDFILVLHRYYRSPLVQIYEIEEHKIETWREIYLQGCFKPLVSISPSSSLFEAVYTLIKNRIHRLPVLDPVSGAVLHILTHKRLLKFLHIFGSLLPQPSFLSRTIQDLGIGTFRDLAVVLDTAPILTALDIFVDRRVSALPVVNEAGQVVGLYSRFDVIHLAAQQTYNHLDMSVGEALKQRTLCLEGVLSCQPHESLGEVIDRIAREQVHRLVLVDETQHLLGVVSLSDILQALVLSPAGIDALGA is encoded by the exons atgcgtgtgcgtgcTTGCACGCGCACACGTGGTGGGAAAGGAAGCTACCCGCGGGTTCGGGGATGCAGGGCGTTTCCCCACCCCTTCAGACATTCTTCTCCTCGCAGAACCCATCCTGGAGCAGCCTTGGGGGACCTGAGCGTCAAG GCCCCATTCCCCCTTCCAGAGATGAGCTGTCTAGAACAAGGAGAGAACACTTCATGGCCATCGCCGGCCATGACCGCAGGCTCAGAAAGAAGCCATGAGAAACAGGGGGCCAAGGCCTCCATGTGGACAAGGCAGGAGGCTGTGGCAGAAGGGGAGCTGCCGGGTCTGGGGGAAG ATCCCCAGGCCAAGCCACCTGCTGAGTACGCCGGACTGGAGGCCACGTtccccaaggccacacacgtgtcCCAGGCTGCTCCTTTGGCCAAAGTGGGCACCCCACCAACAGAGTGGGACGTCTTCCCCCCTAACCACGAAGCCTCGGCCGCTGGCTCCAGCACAGATGAGCTGGAGCTGGACATAGGGTTCCCGGCCACAGCATCGTGGGGGTATGAGCTCGGCCTGGTGGAAGAGAGGCCTGCCCTGTGCCCATCCCCACGGGCCCTGTTACCCAGGCTGGGCTGGGACGACGAACTGCAGAAGCCGGGGGCCCAGATCTACATGCACTTCATGCAGGAGCACACCTGCTATGACGCCATGGCAACCAGTTCCAAGCTGGTCATCTTCGACACCACGCTGGAG atCAAGAAGGCCTTCTTTGCCCTAGTGGCCAACGGCATCCGGGCGGCACCGCTGTGGGACAGCAAGAAGCAGAGCTTCGTGg GGATGCTGACCATCACAGACTTCATCTTGGTGCTGCATCGCTATTACAGGTCCCCGCTG GTCCAGATCTATGAGATTGAAGAACATAAGATTGAGACCTGGAGAG AGATCTACCTTCAAGGCTGCTTCAAGCCTCTGGTCTCCATTTCTCCCAGCAGCAG CCTGTTCGAAGCCGTCTACACCCTCATCAAGAACCGGATCCACCGTCTGCCGGTCCTGGACCCGGTGTCAGGCGCcgtgctccacatcctcacacaCAAGCGACTGCTCAAGTTCCTGCACATCTTT GGctccctgctgccccagccctccttcctctcccgCACCATCCAAGATCTGGGCATCGGCACATTCCGAGACTTGGCCGTGGTGCTGGACACGGCGCCCATCCTGACGGCCCTGGACATCTTTGTGGACCGGCGCGTGTCTGCGCTGCCTGTGGTCAACGAAGCTG GACAAGTCGTGGGCCTCTACTCCCGCTTCGATGTGATT cacctGGCTGCCCAGCAAACCTACAACCACCTGGACATGAGTGTGGGCGAAGCCCTGAAGCAGAGGACACTGTGTCTGGAAGGAGTCCTTTCCTGCCAGCCCCATGAGAGCTTGGGGGAAGTCATCGACCGGATTGCCCGGGAGCAG GTACACCGGCTGGTGCTAGTGGACGAGACCCAGCATCTCCTGGGCGTGGTGTCCCTCTCCGACATCCTTCAGGCACTGGTGCTCAGCCCTGCTGGCATCGATGCCCTCGGTGCCTGA
- the PRKAG3 gene encoding 5'-AMP-activated protein kinase subunit gamma-3 isoform X3: MEHALRRNPSWSSLGGPERQEMSCLEQGENTSWPSPAMTAGSERSHEKQGAKASMWTRQEAVAEGELPGLGEDPQAKPPAEYAGLEATFPKATHVSQAAPLAKVGTPPTEWDVFPPNHEASAAGSSTDELELDIGFPATASWGYELGLVEERPALCPSPRALLPRLGWDDELQKPGAQIYMHFMQEHTCYDAMATSSKLVIFDTTLEIKKAFFALVANGIRAAPLWDSKKQSFVGMLTITDFILVLHRYYRSPLVQIYEIEEHKIETWREIYLQGCFKPLVSISPSSSLFEAVYTLIKNRIHRLPVLDPVSGAVLHILTHKRLLKFLHIFGSLLPQPSFLSRTIQDLGIGTFRDLAVVLDTAPILTALDIFVDRRVSALPVVNEAGQVVGLYSRFDVIHLAAQQTYNHLDMSVGEALKQRTLCLEGVLSCQPHESLGEVIDRIAREQVHRLVLVDETQHLLGVVSLSDILQALVLSPAGIDALGA; this comes from the exons ATGGAGCACGCACTGCGCCGG AACCCATCCTGGAGCAGCCTTGGGGGACCTGAGCGTCAAG AGATGAGCTGTCTAGAACAAGGAGAGAACACTTCATGGCCATCGCCGGCCATGACCGCAGGCTCAGAAAGAAGCCATGAGAAACAGGGGGCCAAGGCCTCCATGTGGACAAGGCAGGAGGCTGTGGCAGAAGGGGAGCTGCCGGGTCTGGGGGAAG ATCCCCAGGCCAAGCCACCTGCTGAGTACGCCGGACTGGAGGCCACGTtccccaaggccacacacgtgtcCCAGGCTGCTCCTTTGGCCAAAGTGGGCACCCCACCAACAGAGTGGGACGTCTTCCCCCCTAACCACGAAGCCTCGGCCGCTGGCTCCAGCACAGATGAGCTGGAGCTGGACATAGGGTTCCCGGCCACAGCATCGTGGGGGTATGAGCTCGGCCTGGTGGAAGAGAGGCCTGCCCTGTGCCCATCCCCACGGGCCCTGTTACCCAGGCTGGGCTGGGACGACGAACTGCAGAAGCCGGGGGCCCAGATCTACATGCACTTCATGCAGGAGCACACCTGCTATGACGCCATGGCAACCAGTTCCAAGCTGGTCATCTTCGACACCACGCTGGAG atCAAGAAGGCCTTCTTTGCCCTAGTGGCCAACGGCATCCGGGCGGCACCGCTGTGGGACAGCAAGAAGCAGAGCTTCGTGg GGATGCTGACCATCACAGACTTCATCTTGGTGCTGCATCGCTATTACAGGTCCCCGCTG GTCCAGATCTATGAGATTGAAGAACATAAGATTGAGACCTGGAGAG AGATCTACCTTCAAGGCTGCTTCAAGCCTCTGGTCTCCATTTCTCCCAGCAGCAG CCTGTTCGAAGCCGTCTACACCCTCATCAAGAACCGGATCCACCGTCTGCCGGTCCTGGACCCGGTGTCAGGCGCcgtgctccacatcctcacacaCAAGCGACTGCTCAAGTTCCTGCACATCTTT GGctccctgctgccccagccctccttcctctcccgCACCATCCAAGATCTGGGCATCGGCACATTCCGAGACTTGGCCGTGGTGCTGGACACGGCGCCCATCCTGACGGCCCTGGACATCTTTGTGGACCGGCGCGTGTCTGCGCTGCCTGTGGTCAACGAAGCTG GACAAGTCGTGGGCCTCTACTCCCGCTTCGATGTGATT cacctGGCTGCCCAGCAAACCTACAACCACCTGGACATGAGTGTGGGCGAAGCCCTGAAGCAGAGGACACTGTGTCTGGAAGGAGTCCTTTCCTGCCAGCCCCATGAGAGCTTGGGGGAAGTCATCGACCGGATTGCCCGGGAGCAG GTACACCGGCTGGTGCTAGTGGACGAGACCCAGCATCTCCTGGGCGTGGTGTCCCTCTCCGACATCCTTCAGGCACTGGTGCTCAGCCCTGCTGGCATCGATGCCCTCGGTGCCTGA